The Drechmeria coniospora strain ARSEF 6962 chromosome 02, whole genome shotgun sequence genome has a segment encoding these proteins:
- a CDS encoding bactericidal permeability-increasing protein, whose product MLSCFGLGKVRNEDVEAGEREPLLPQYDDETSRQSRLREKLHTYQMLRAISQGYMPSNEQIIVHLRSLLSADILHPAEANLSTAGRALIRCTKIWLDQFIQLLQHKNSQDQVQDFLWYLAKARLDADLSDIGGRAAASKAKANVSAAIASLQTIASLLLSNGEFRLFMADLTTVGREVFRDTAFTLADVSRRAAKATEPPVRAVEAVKGAENGDAQAATSKQELEEQVGEVATLVANGAVEVAEEAGHSVSERLGGDEGKAIVRRMKQVILKLVKRKDYRDSASMLSMLLQRYVAIYAQIASDTVQAMEDTIGSNEEVDEAGRNFWIFITSFGDAESWALVEASFKELVEAGKTDGDLINLVQELWSHFQRMLLDPEFFEETDKWFKDLRESSSRVSSASSISECVDRLLAKLAAALHSVAKDEDLARLLSTSRRLAGILSPSGHWASSDLVEDSINTFVPLLIQAIQYLPIPRIEISTPAFDLLVENLVLEPGRTVNRSSFFPYKLRVSTRNDFEVRKAHVRTTSSLSSFLQVKVEGLSLAAEDVGYWMRLHSWALGIVDSGLASFHLDERGIDVTLDVEIGRDRMEEMVSLRGVDVRVHHLDYTLRRSRFSCVAWLLKPIMRRLVRKAVEVKIATSIDTTLRTLNRELLFARERLRATRIAGPSDLWTFIRAVATRLAPAPEPDVEARVGVRPGGGVFQGRYAPGSLVKMWEDEGCIASQKVFEYQKGGWRNEIFGLRTRPASDRGGYRGLREPTMGTGIGTGQPAAAPVSVASG is encoded by the coding sequence ATGCTGTCATGTTTTGGCTTGGGCAAGGTGCGTAACGAGGATGtggaagccggcgagcgcGAGCCTCTGTTGCCCCaatacgacgacgagactTCACGTCAGAGTCGACTTCGGGAGAAGCTCCATACGTATCAAATGCTGCGCGCCATCTCGCAAGGATACATGCCCTCGAATGAGCAAATCATCGTCCATCTCCGAAGTTTGCTCTCCGCCGACATCCTCCATCCGGCGGAGGCGAACCTGAGCACGGCTGGGCGTGCTCTCATCCGGTGCACAAAGATCTGGCTCGACCAGTTCATCCAACTGTTGCAGCATAAAAACTCCCAAGACCAGGTCCAGGACTTCCTGTGGTATCTCGCCAAGGCAAGATTGGATGCCGACCTCTCGGATATCGGAGGGCGAGCCGCTGCCTCCAAAGCCAAAGCCAACGTCTCCGCTGCCATTGCCAGCCTCCAGACGATAGCCTCTCTGCTGCTTTCCAACGGCGAATTTCGCCTTTTCATGGCCGACTTGACCACGGTCGGCAGAGAGGTTTTTCGGGATACCGCCttcaccctcgccgacgtgtCGAGACGAGCAGCCAAGGCAACGGAACCGCCGGTGCGGGCAGTCGAAGCCGTCAAAGGTGCCGAGAACGGGGACGCTCAGGCTGCCACGTCCAAGCAAGAACTCGAGGAACAAGTGGGAGAGGTCGCCACCTTGGTCGCaaacggcgccgtcgaggttgccgaggaggcgggccACAGCGTGTCGGAGCGATtaggcggcgatgaaggcaAGGCGATCGTCCGTCGCATGAAGCAAGTCATCCTGAAGCTCGTCAAGCGAAAGGACTATCGCGATTCTGCATCGATGCTATCGATGCTTCTTCAGCGCTACGTCGCCATCTATGCACAGATTGCCTCGGATACCGTCCAGGCGATGGAGGACACCATAGGGTCAAACGAAGaagtcgacgaagccggccgcAACTTTTGGATTTTCATCACCTCGTTCGGAGACGCCGAGAGCTGGGCACTAGTTGAAGCGTCCTTCAAAGAGCTTGTCGAAGCAGGCAAGACTGATGGAGACTTGATCAATCTCGTGCAGGAGCTTTGGAGCCACTTCCAAAGGATGCTCCTCGACCCCGAGTTCTTTGAAGAGACGGACAAGTGGTTCAAGGACCTGCGCgaatcgtcgtcgcgcgTCTCGTCCGCTTCATCCATCTCCGAATGCGTGGACAGGCTCCTGGCGAAGCTCGCAGCGGCGCTGCATTCCGTCGCCAAGGATGAGGATCTCGCACGCCTGCTTTCCACATCGCGACGACTTGCCGGAATTCTCTCACCAAGTGGACATTGGGCGAGCAGCGATCTTGTCGAGGACTCGATCAACACGTTCGTACCACTGCTGATCCAGGCGATCCAGTACCTGCCCATTCCACGCATCGAGATCTCCACGCCGGCATTCGACCTCTTGGTGGAAAATCTTGTCCTGGAGCCGGGCCGAACAGTCAATCGCAGCTCTTTCTTCCCCTACAAGCTTCGGGTGTCGACTCGGAACGATTTCGAGGTGCGCAAGGCACACGTCCGGACGACATCCTCCTTGAGCTCGTTCTTGCAGGTGAAGGTGGAGGGGTTATCGTTGGCTGCCGAAGACGTGGGATACTGGATGAGGCTTCACTCGTGGGCGCTCGGAATCGTCGACAGCGGCTTGGCGAGCTTCCACCTGGACGAGCGTGGCATCGACGTGACGCTGGACGTGGAGATTGGACGGGATCGCATGGAAGAAATGGTGTCGCTGCGAGGCGTCGACGTACGCGTGCACCACCTCGACTACACGCTGCGCAGGTCCAGGTTCTCCTGCGTCGCCTGGCTTCTGAAGCCGATCATGCGACGGCTTGTGAGGAAGGCGGTGGAAGTCAAGATTGCCACGTCGATAGACACGACGCTACGGACGCTGAACAGAGAGCTGCTCTTTGCCCGCGAGCGGCTTCGGGCGACGCGGATCGCCGGACCTAGCGACCTCTGGACCTTTATCCGGGCCGTCGCGACCCGCCTCGCACCCGCGCCCGAGCCGGATGTCGAGGCGAGGGTGGGCGTgcggcccggcggcggcgtcttcCAGGGCCGGTACGCACCGGGCAGCCTGGTCAAGATGTGGGAGGACGAAGGGTGTATTGCATCGCAGAAGGTGTTTGAGTATCAAAAGGGCGGGTGGCGCAATGAGATATTCGGTCTACGGACCAGACCGGCGAGCGACCGTGGCGGCTACCGGGGGTTACGCGAGCCTACCATGGGCACGGGAATCGGCACAGGTCAGCCGGCGGCCGCGCCCGTGTCGGTGGCGTCTGGATAG
- a CDS encoding cytochrome c oxidase polypeptide IV, with translation MFLQRTVLTAARRAAVAPAVTRSFATSFVRREAAKGGPSSPKGQAAALAGSSEAKIGSYKTFKEVKFEEDLLGPGAAPGTVPTDLEQATGLERLEILGKMEGVDIFDMRPLDASRLGTMENPISVRSAGEEQFAGCTGYPADSHVVHWLGLTRERPIERCPECGSVYKMDYVGPQDDHHGHHHGPEIEEPKTFADFIKPEYRYR, from the exons ATGTTCCTTCAACGCACCGTCCTCACCGCGGCCCgccgagccgccgtcgcgcccgcCGTGACCCGCTCCTTTGCGACCTCGTTTGTTCGCC GCGAAGCTGCCAAGGGCGGCCCTTCGAGCCCCAAGGGGCAGGCcgctgccctcgccggcTCTTCCGAGGCGAAGATTGGAAGCTACAAGACTTTCAAAG AGGTGAAGTTTGAGGAGGATCTTCTCGGCCCCGGTGCCGCCCCTGGCACTGTTCCCACCGATCTCGAACAAGCCACCGgtctcgagcgtctcgaAATCCTCGGCAAGATGGAGGGTGTCGACATCTTCGACATGCGCCCTCTGGATGCCAGCCGCCTGGGGACGATGGAGAACCCCATTTCAGTCCGctccgccggcgaggagcagtTCGCCGGTTGCACGGGATACCCTGCCGACTCTCACGTCGTTCACTGGCTCGGC CTGACCCGTGAGCGTCCCATCGAGCGATGCCCCGAATGCGGCAGCGTCTACAAGATGGATTACGTCGGCCCTCAGGACGATCACCACGGCCACCACCACGGCCCCGAGATTGAGGAGCCCAAGACCTTTGCCGACTTCATCAAGCCCGAGTACCGCTACCGATAA
- a CDS encoding alpha-1,2-mannosyltransferase Kre5, with product MVPTAEPTLPILDDEKRTSSRRKGLASHFAFLRRPLRLRGNSTISVPLGVVVVFPLLVVILILLLFVRHPSSTGRIMMPAGAPPAIRKISEKHDKVFVTGCLEPDTSQPRANAAFVVLARNKELEGVLQSIKSVERHFNRWYHYPYVFLNDGDFDDKFKETVRNHTSAKVEFGKVAPNTWGFPDWIDPKVAKEGIAKQGDAAVMYGGLESYHAMCRFYSGFFYNHELLLKYDWYWRVEPEITYFCDITYDPFLKMIEHNKTYGFTIAVKELRETVPNIFRYASAYKRLNNITSKGLWEMFIEPQDPVKDKEKKKDPNLPVEVLQNDPNKNTAPEIDPEAMEGEKYNMCHFWSNFEIARLDWFRSKEYNDFFEMMDRSGGFWMERWGDAPIHSLAAGALLAPRDIHYFRDFGYRHTTIQHCPANAPARQLPRTPFLEKTTVDEKKRVEEDQYWENWDEVKENGVGCRCRCDTDIVDVEGKEGSCLAEWVDVAGGWASP from the exons ATGGTGCCGACCGCGGAACCGACGCTGCCcattctcgacgacgaaaagcgaacgtcgtcgaggcgaaAAGGTCTCGCGTCGCACTTTGCCTTCCTCCGTCGCCCGCTGCGCCTGCGCGGCAATTCGACCATCTCCGTGCCCCtcggagtcgtcgtcgtctttcccctgctcgtcgtcatcctcatcctgCTCCTCTTCGTTCGACACCCCAGCTCGACGGGCAGGATAATGATGCCCGCcggcgcgccgccggccattCG GAAAATCAGCGAGAAGCACGACAAGGTCTTCGTCACCGGCTGCCTCGAGCCCGACACGTCCCAGCCGAGAGCGAACGCCGCCTTTGTCGTTCTCGCGAGAAacaaggagctcgagggcgtcCTTCAATCCATCAAGTCCGTCGAGCGTCACTTCAACCGCTGGTACCACTACCCCTACGTCTTCctcaacgacggcgacttcGACGACAAGTTCAAGGAGACGGTCCGGAACCACACGTCGGCCAAGGTAGAGTTCGGCAAGGTCGCCCCCAACACGTGGGGATTCCCCGACTGGATCGATCCCAAGGTCGCCAAGGAGGGGATCGCGAAGCAGggtgacgccgccgtcatgtACGGTGGGCTGGAAAGCTATCATGCCATGTGTCGCTTCTACTCTGG CTTCTTCTACAATCACGAGCTTCTCCTCAAGTACGACTGGTACTGGCGCGTCGAGCCCGAGATCACCTACTTCTGTGACATTACCTA CGATCCCTTCCTCAAGATGATTGAGCACAACAAGACGTACGGCTTCACCATTGCCGTCAAGGAGCTGCGCGAGACGGTCCCCAACATCTTCCGCTACGCCTCGGCCTACAAGCGGCTCAACAACATCACCTCCAAGGGCCTTTGGGAAATGTTCATCGAGCCGCAGGACCCcgtcaaggacaaggagaagaagaaggaccCGAACCTTCCGGTGGAGGTGCTGCAGAACGACCCCAACAAGAACACGGCACCCGAGATCGACCCCGAGGCGATGGAGGGGGAAAAGTACAACATGTGTCACTTCTGGTCCAACTTTGAAATTGCCCGCCTCGACTGGTTCCGTAGCAAGGAGTACAACGACTTTTTCGAGATGATGGACCGAAGCGGCGGCTTCTGGATGGAACGG TGGGGCGACGCGCCGATTCactccctcgccgccggagccCTTCTCGCTCCTCGCGACATCCACTACTTCCGAGACTTTGGCTACAGGCATACGACGATTCAACACTGCCCGGCGAACGCGCCGGCTCGACAGCTGCCCCGCACGCCGTTCctggagaagacgacggtCGACGAGAAGAAGCGCGTGGAGGAGGATCAGTACTGGGAGAACTGggacgaggtcaaggagAACGGCGTCGGCTGTCGCTGCCGATGCGACACcgacatcgtcgacgtcgagggcaagGAAGGCTCATGCCTGGCCGAGtgggtcgacgtcgccggcggctgggCGAGCCCTTGA
- a CDS encoding 50S ribosomal subunit protein L15: MPPRILRASTSVCCRATASAPISSLTACLAGLTLQQTRQASILSNLTNNKGAIHAKKRVGRGPSSGHGKTSGRGHKGQRQHGKVNPWFQGGQTPLIVKLGSMGFTNSRRAPKMAEVNLDKIQDWINQGRLDPTKQITPKELIESKLLGSVKDGVKILSRGSECLKQPIDVMVSRASAGAIEAIEAAGGKVVTRYYTKLAIKRLLTGESINTQKPLPVGKEHVEPALAEARKAPFRYRLPDPTSRADIEYYRDPAHRGYLSYQLAPGQSPSLYFKVPGEKKIKSAVKTEKKAVVETLW; the protein is encoded by the exons ATGCCTCCCCGAATACTACGAGCCAGCACGTCCGTGTGCTGCAGAGCCACTGCGAGCGCACCGATTAGCTCGCTGACAGCCTGCCTCGCTGGCTTGACGCTCCAACAAACACGGCAGGCCTCCATCCTGAGCAACCTGACCAACAACAAGGGAGCCATTCACGCCAAGAAGCGCGTCGGCCGCGGTCCCTCTTCTGGGCACGGAAAGACATCTGGGCGAGGTCACAAGGGTCAGAGGCAGCATGGAAAAGTCAACCCTTGGTTCCAGGGTGGCCAGACGCCGTTGATCGTGAAGCTCGGCAGCATGGGCTTCACGAATAG CAGGAGGGCGCCGAAGATGGCCGAAGTGAACCTCGACAAAATCCAGGATTGGATCAATCAGGGACGGTTGGATCCGACGAAGCAGATCACGCCCAAGGAGCTCATCGAGAGCAAGCTATTGGGAAGCGTCAAGGACGGCGTCAAGATTCTCTCGCGCGGCTCCGAGTGCCTCAAGCAGCCAATCGACGTCATGGTTTCCCGAGCCTCGGCTGGggccatcgaggccatcgaggccgccggcggcaaggtcgtGACGAGATACTACACCAAGCTGGCCATCAAGCGGCTGCTCACGGGCGAGTCGATCAACACGCAAAAACCGCTACCCGTGGGCAAGGAGCAcgtcgagccggcgctggccgaggcgaggaaggctCCGTTCCGGTACAGGCTACCGGACCCGACGAGTCGAGCGGATATCGAGTACTACCGGGACCCGGCACACAGGGGGTACCTGAGCTACCAGCTCGCGCCAGGCCAATCGCCAAGCTTGTACTTTAAGGTGCCCGGTGAGAAGAAGATTAAGAGCGCGGTCAAgacggagaagaaggcggtTGTCGAAACGCTGTGGTAG
- a CDS encoding Sorting nexin mvp-1, which produces MSLFGSSPTDKESEPTPVTTPRRQNKARSGSLFDGPRPGSRSGSSNGIFDDGSNRHDDAEPWDMPTPRKMQSQAEVVRTLLPASDVPDSYIDIFDAVLQEDGSHGRVTAAGVAKLFANARLGADAQARIMSLVAPGDSSNVTLGRGEFNVLLALLGLAQEGDIINLDGVDERRHDLPLPKLPGLTAEPVLPPVAELSAKPPQEPVEPPPQVDSAPARSHQEAESPPKILRPVMGDPEDDPWNSPEMHKGHDHRENNIAEDRDAINGHGGFHETPTPTLSRGAANHYVASIETPAPPSSTRPTSGSVSAQPGWGGYFGDRSPTAPADFRVTSPHVAPSPFGGDGGAAQPASNPPPPTSRTMAGRTGSNLEENIVVTLMPGKEGIFLFQHHNYEVSSQRRGSKVIRRYSDFVWLLDCLQKRYPFRVLPLLPPKRVAVNGNHLSNDGGFIEKRRRGLGRFLNALVRHPVLAQEQLVIMFLTVPTELSVWRKQATISVQNEFADRVLPPGLEDSLPPTLEELFTRTRSGVRRSAELYISVCNIMDRLVKRTEGVAADHARVAMMLISLTEASSDTYATDTNEVPLLNDGLVAMSKHLRTCQTLLEDESRGWDEGVLEDLKRQRDALVSLRDMFDRRERLDTDNIPYLERRIQTNETKLANLRSKPEGLVKPGEIDKVAESIIKDKESIVQQFNRSIFVKQCIRDELVTFQTTQYHISRWNQDWAAERVKYAEMLADNWRRLLDELEGMPLGD; this is translated from the exons ATGTCGCTGTTCGGATCGTCCCCTACCGACAAGGAAAGTGAgccgacgccggtgacgacgccgcgCCGCCAGAACAAGGCTCGATCCGGCAGCCTCTTTGATGGCCCCCGTCCAGGTTCCCGGTCGGGCTCATCCAACGGCATCTTCGACGATGGCAGCAATCGCCACGACGATGCAGAGCCCTGGGACATGCCGACGCCACGCAAGATGCAGAGCCAAGCGGAGGTCGTTCGTACTCTGCTCCCAGCATCTGACGTGCCCGACAGCTACATCGACATAttcgatgccgtcctccAAGAGGATGGCAGTCACGGCCGAGTGACGGCGGCTGGTGTTGCCAAGCTGTTTGCCAACGCCCGCTTGGGGGCCGACGCCCAGGCCCGCATCATGTCCCTCGTTGCGCCCGGCGATAGCTCCAACGTCAcgctcggccgtggcgagtTTAATGTTCTGCTGGCGTTGCTTGGATTGGCACAGGAAGGGGACATCATCAACTTGGATGGTGTGGATGAGAGACGGCATG ATCTCCCGCTGCCAAAGCTTCCGGGCCTCACCGCCGAACCTGTGCTTCCGCCCGTCGCTGAACTATCTGCGAAGCCCCCCCAGGAGCCagtcgagccgccgccgcaggtgGATTCCGCGCCGGCTCGGTCGCACCAAGAGGCAGAGTCGCCTCCCAAGATACTTCGCCCCGTCATGGGAGACCCCGAGGACGATCCTTGGAACTCGCCCGAGATGCACAAAGGCCACGACCACCGGGAGAACAACATCGCCGAAGACCGCGATGCCATCAACGGTCACGGCGGCTTCCATGAGACCCCAACGCCTACCCTGTCAAGGGGAGCTGCGAACCATTACGTCGCGAGCATAGAAACGCCAGCACCCCCAAGCAGCaccaggccgacgagcggctcCGTTTCCGCCCAGCCTGGGTGGGGGGGTTATTTTGGAGACCGCAGCCCGACAGCGCCGGCCGACTTCCGTGTTACCTCACCCCATGTCGCCCCGAGTCCGTttggaggagacggaggcgcGGCTCAACCTGCTAGCAACCCTCCGCCTCCCACAAGCAGGACCATGGCCGGTCGGACAGGCAGCAACCTCGAAGAGAACATTGTCGTGACGCTGATGCCGGGCAAGGAGGGCATCTTTCTCTTCCAGCACCACAACTACGAAGTCTCGAGTCAGCGCCGGGGAAGCAAGGTTATTCGCCGGTACAGCGACTTCGTCTGGCTGCTCGACTGCCTGCAGAAACGGTACCCCTTCCGCGTCCTTCCACTCCTGCCACCCAAGCGGGTGGCTGTCAACGGGAACCACCTGTCCAACGACGGGGGCTTCATCGAGAAGCGAAGACGGGGCCTGGGTAGATTCTTGAATGCCCTCGTCCGGCACCCCGTTTTGGCTCAGGAACAGCTGGTCATCATGTTTCTGACGGTCCCGACG GAGTTGTCCGTTTGGCGAAAGCAAGCGACCATTTCCGTCCAGAACGAGTTCGCCGACCGAGTGCTGCCTCCTGGGCTGGAGGATTCCCTTCCCCCGACATTGGAGGAGCTCTTCACTCGCACGCGCTCGGGTGTGCGCCGCTCGGCCGAGCTCTACATCAGCGTTTGCAACATCATGGACCGTCTCGTCAAGCGGACCGAAGGCGTTGCCGCGGATCACGCCCGCGTCGCCATGATGCTCATCTCACTCACAGAGGCGTCGAGTGACACGTACGCAACCGACACCAATGAAGTTCCGCTTCTcaacgacggcctcgtcgccatgagCAAGCACCTGCGAACGTGCCAGACCCTCCTGGAGGACGAGAGTCGCGGCTGGGACGAGGGTGTGCTGGAGGACCTCAAGCGCCAACGGGATGCTCTGGTCAGCTTGCGAGACATGTTTGACCGACGCGAGAGGCTGGACACGGACAACATTCCTTATCTGGAGAGGAGAATCCAGACGAACGAAACCAAACTGGCAAACCTGAGGTCCAAGCCGGAAGGGCTCGTCAAGCCTGGTGAGATTGACAAGGTGGCCGAGTCTATTATCAAG GACAAAGAATCCATTGTACAGCAATTCAACCGGTCCATCTTTGTCAAGCAGTGTATCCGAGATGAGCTCGTTACATTTCAGACGACGCAGTATCACATCAGCAGGTGGAATCAGGACTGGGCGGCGGAACGGGTCAAGTATGCCGAGATGCTGGCGGACAATTGGCGACGTCTGCTGGACGAACTGGAGGGCATGCCGCTGGGTGACTAG